The Culex pipiens pallens isolate TS chromosome 2, TS_CPP_V2, whole genome shotgun sequence DNA window GAGTAGATGCAGATGAAGCTACCTTTGGAGACGTCGTTGAGGCAGCGAATACCCCAGCCCCGATTGCTGGTTTTGAACACCTGCAGCTTAGTTTGGAGCGGATGCTGCACCACCCGGTTCAGGCAGTTGCTCTTGCACTTGCAGCGGGAGTTGCACTCGTAGATTCCGGTCAGCACCGGTTCCTGCAGCCGCTTGTACACGTAGCCAATGTTGTCGATCGGGGTGTTTTGGTTGGTGAACTTGGCACCCGCCACCGTCAGTTGCCAGCACTGGCAGCGCGATTTGTCGATACAGTCGTCCTCGCAGTCACAGCCGCACATAAAGTCCTCGTCCAGATTTAGGTTGACGCCCTCGGTCGGGATGCGCTCCGTCGAGTAGATGCACGGCGGGGGTTTCGTGTCGTCAAAGTAGTTGACGCACGGCACCGCCATGTACTCTTTGCCGTCGGAAAGGTCCGGGTTGTGGTAGATGTGATTCTCGATCACGTACTCCGCCAGGCAGTGAATAACCGGGTCAAAGTCAAAGTTTTCCACGTTCAGGGTGGCGTTCGTCATGCGCAGGTACATGTGCAGCTCGTACATGTTGCGCAATCGGCGGCCGCACGGTCCTCGGTACACGACGAACACCTTCTTGTACTTCATTTTGCACAGCTGCCGTTCCCAGCCGGAGAGGAGTGGTTTGGCGAGTGGGCTGTAGGATTTGAGGTTGTGGGTGATTTTGAACAGGCAGCTTGGCGAACACTGGTGCTGTTTGTACTTGAGCGGTGGAAGATGCTTCTTCGCGGTGTAGTACACGATTTTGCCCTTGGGGCGATCGTCCTCGCAGTAGATTGTGGAACTGTTCATGAACACGGCGGAGGGCTGCTGAggagcggcggcggcggccgggACGGGTCGGTTGAAGGTGCTCTTTTTGGCCACGGAACGATTTGCGGCGGCGTTGTCCAGCATGGTTTGCTGCAGGGttttgttgtattgttgtatgtCTTGGGATGGTGGTGCCTTTTTGGCGTCCGACTGTTTGTtctgatcgtcgtcgtcgtcgtccagcgTAATGTACTCGATGGAGGGTTCGTTGCGCTTCTGGAACTTGGAGAACTTGTTGTTCGCCTTGGTCATGCTGAGTGCCTTTTCTTGGTACAACGGACCGAGTCGCGTTGAGCCGCGGTAGATCCACTCGTGCCGATTGTCGTCGGGGAAAAAGAGTTGCACGAGACTGGCGTCAATGTCCACCACTTTGGCGTAGATCCATTTGCCCTTCCACTCGGTAATGATCCGCTGGCCGACCTTGACCTGTACCATCGGTCGCTGCGACCGGTAGTTCTGCAGGTACGCCTTGATGAACTCCTGCGAGTGCGGATGAATGTCCGCCCAAACCTCTTTAGACTCCTCGCAAACAACGCGGACATCGCCGTGACTTACGTACTGAGCGTACCCGTCGTCGAAGAAGATCAAGTACCGGTGTCGGTTGTACTTGCCGAACGATTCCGCGATGATGCCCGGGTAGAACGCGTTCGTTTTGGCCTGCATCTGCTGGTTCGCCTTTCCCGGCGGCGCCGTAGACGAACCGGCGTCGAATCGCGCAATCACGCGCGTTCCCAGCGGAAGCTTCACGTTGAACGAGTGCCGATAGGCCAGATACTTGGCTGGAACGACCTTGATCGGGGCGCTGCCGGCGCCCTGGTTGAACAGGAAGTTCACCTTGTAGAGCGCCTTATCGGCGACGTTGACCGCCTCCACCACCTGGCACTCGGCCCAGTTGCTGAGCAGTTTGTGCTTGACGGCAAAGTAAAACTGACCCACGATCACCGCGGGCCGGACAAATTCTTCCTTGGCGGCGGCCGCCGCTGCAGCTGGTGCCTGTTGGGAAATGGTTGATGCCGTTGATGATTGATGCTGCTTCTGGGGCGAGTATTGGCGGTTTGTGGGCGTTGCTGCCGGTTGGGACTGCGTCGTTACGTGGGCTTTTCCGAGCAGGTCGACCTCGTGGAAGATGTTGCACGGCGGGAGATCCTGATATTTGGGCCGGGACTTGGAGTACAATTGCAGGTGAATCCGATCGACCTTGCGCTGCAGCTCGTTCAGCTCGTTGTTGATTTCGTCGGAGATTTCTGAAAGAAGCTTGCTTTTGAGACCAGTTTTAAAGAAGAATCGATAAACTCACTCGTATTGTACGCGATCTTCTGCTTCATGATCTGCTCCGTCCACTCGATCTGCTGTTCCAGGTTGATCTTCTCGAACGTGCTCGTCAGGATGTCGTTCAGCTCGGTATCGATCAACGCAACGATATCCTCCGGCAGGGGCTTCTCCGTCTCCGACTTGGTGTCCGCGTCCTCCTCTTCCTCGCTGCTGTCGGAAATCTCCACCAGCTCGTTCTTCCGAGGCATCTCGCAAAACAGCAGCGGATGCTGCGCGACTATCGGGCCAGCAAATTCCTGAAACGAAGCAATTCTTTAAGATTTTCGTAACTCACAAGGAATTACCAAACAAACCTCATATTTCTCCTTGATCCCGTCGAAGCAGGTGACACAAATGCGCTGCTTCTTGGCTTTTTTCGGAAGGCCCAGAAAGTTCAGCACGAAGTTGGCCGCCGGTGCCATCTCCTTCGTTTCGTGCCTACACTCCGGGTTGATGCACTCGACGCTGACGACTTCCTTGAGCGGTTTAGTCACGACCGCAGGCTTGGCGGCTTCTACTTTGGTCTCCGGCTTGCCGGCTGCTTTGGCGGAATCGTTTTCCACCATCACGACATCCTCGTCCGAATCGCCCGTTATTAGCAGCTGCGGAACGGCCTCTTCCGGTTTGGTGTCCCGCTCTAGGAACTCGCCGGATTTTTCGTCCAGCTCGAAGGTCTTTTCAGAATCTTTGTCGGCGTCGGACTTTTCGTCCGGGTTTTGGAGCTTTTCCTCGACCTTGGGCTTATCTTCAGACTTGGTGGAATCGGCCTCAACTTTGGCGACTTCTTTCGCTTCAATTGGTTCAACTGCTTCTTCTTTCTTGCAATCGTCGCTCGACTCTTTCTTGACCTCCGTTTCAGCGATCTTTTCCTCAGGCTTATCCGGTTTAGGTTCAACGACCTCCACaacatcgtcgtcgtcatcttGCTCGGTCTTCACCGGTTCAGCCGATTCGTCAACCTTTTTCTCTGAGATCTCTTCAGCAGGCTTGTTATCAACATCGCTGGTCTCAACCTTGACCGGTTCGGAAGGTTTGGGCTCCAAAGAGACCATCACGACATCGTCGTCATCCTCatcgactgctgctgctggtttcgCTGGTTCTTCGTGCTTTACGCTGACCTTTTCCGTTTCGACCATTTCAACGTCATCGTCGAGGTCGATGGGCTTCTCAGCTTCGGTTGATTCGCCTAGCTCCGGAACCGATTTATGCTCTTCAGGATCTTCACACTTCGTTGGCGGCTCAGGACTTTTGTCTTTCTCTTCGTTACTTGCGTCGATTTCAACTGTTGCAGCAGGTTCTACGGTTGAGTCGGGAGTTTCCAGTGGTTCAGCAGAGGTTTGCGCTGGTTCCACTTCAACAAGTTTCTCCTCTTCAACTGCAGCTTCGTCGGACTTTGCAGTTATAACAGCTCTGTCTAACTCTGCTGATTCGACTTCCTTTGGATCGCAGTCGTCTGAAGAAGTTGTCGCTTTGGGAGATTGTTCTTCGGCGCTTATTTGTTGCTCTTGTTCTGGAGTAGGTATAGTTTTGTTCTCTTGATCCGAAGATTCCTTTTCCTCTGTATTCTCAACCGCTTGAACAAGCGATTGCTTTTCAACGGAAGGTTCTGCAACTATCTCTTTTTCTGTTGGCGTTTCCTCAACCTTCGAATCACAATCAACATCTGCTTTGTCTTCTTCGACCTTTTCAGGCGATTTCTGGACTTCATCTTCAATCAACACTGAAGTGTCCACCTTCTCAACCTCAACAGAAACTTCAGGTTCTTTCACCTCCACTGCCATCACCTCTGAAACTACCTCGGGCAACCCGTCCCCCTTCTTATCACCTTCTCCCTCAACCGTCCCCGCGACCACCCGctcatcgtcgtcgtcctcaTCCAGTGCAATCACCTCCGGCGCCTTCCGCTTCCGGGGAGAAGCTTTCTCCTCAACCGGACTCTGTCCATCCCCCTTCGTGTCCTTCTCGCCCTCTTCATCTTCGTCCTCGTCGACCGGAATCACCTTCGGTGTCTTCTTCTCCGGCGGAGGCTTCTCGGGctcggccgccgccgccgcaacCTTTGCCCCCGGCTCATCGTCCGACTCGACGTCGATCGTGATCGGGACGGACGGTTTTTGCGGCTTTGCCGCGCTCGGTTCCTCGGATTCCATTGGCCGGTTGCGGGATTTCTGTTGCGGGGAAGGAAATTCAATCAGaaatgtttggcatgacatAACCTCAACTTTATTGCAAAGTTTGTTTGACTTCATTTGTTTGAAGAGTTTTGTGCACTTACCAAAAATTAACGGGGTGTAATACGTTCAAATCACAGAGAAACACTAGCGGAACATTTGTGACGCAAAATTCTGAGCTTTTATCGGCGTTTTATTGgggaaatttaactttttcgaAAGCGACCATCGATTTTCCGCGgacgctaaaatttttgttcgtCTGTTTTGATCTGTTTGACAGCGGGCCCGCGGCTCGAGTGGATGAGGGACAAGACAGCAGCGAAAAAAGATCTGCAGCACTGGCAGCATTGTATTGATTGCCTACTTTCAGgcgatttttgaacaaaaatatcaagtggtgttttatttatgtttcgGCAAGTTGTCTAAATTATGGCgtaaaggctagtatggagattggaaggaaaggggtcaagaaacagctttacgaacagcagaacaaaggagatggagcattttcttggggcttttcttcaccctctgctgctgcccatttgaaatttttcttgaccggtgcCTTCCGATGTgcgtaggggaaggtggggcaagacgaccatatggggcaagaggaacaatcgctcgaaaggccgtaatttttacaattttgattatttccagtatgaggaattgttgctagcaatgcaattagctgattctactaccacataaccgccaaaacgacgtaaacgccacggggcataaaatttaatgaagttttttttcaaaacctttgttgtcttataatattttgaaagtacaaaataaggcttaggttTCGTTGTATGGCTCATTTTATCAAgctgctatttttcctagatcagtagtgtcacAGTCTGtggtcttgccccactagttgagtagaacttacgaaaaatgaaaaattttaaaatcagttttttacattaaaaacagaattttttaaaaacttgttctatcaaagtcttagtcaagacctagaatatttaaaatgattataaaaaatccgacagattttatatcgtttttaatGGGACGAGCATTTCCtcagcttgttacacttgccccactttcccctatactGCTTAAAAATTCACATCAGAAGAAATCTCGGgggtgtttctggggacccgaaagttatcaaaatcaaaccatccacattgacgacccccgggtcttttgtggtatctattgcaagtttctgctcgaacctaggagtccgaaggcttgaatgtgGAGAGCaaccaaacctctttctactccaaggaaccttccaccccagtgtttgaactgaagacctttggattgcgagtccaaccgccgccagcgattccaccggagtaggcttggtttggtgtgttgtttgtatttatggcatggagacgactcctacacctggaatgacttaacggcctaacaacaaccaaggccgggaccgacattttacttcatcatccgatggaaggttggagcagatgggaatcgaacccagaatcatccgcttacaaagcggacagcgtaaccattcggccacgcactgccacccgAAAGTTATGGTTCCCCTCGAATTGGggctgcgcagaaattttgttggtctgtgtatttattaaatagtaaaaattataagtgaggccgttgcaaattgAAGTTTATCTCCTACGATCATTAATTTCcgaaatttctaagtattgacgaaacatttttttcgcaaaaaaaaggtGATTATACTCTTGATTATACTTctaaaacataaactttgaaaaatatttctagagattttttttgaaaaggtcctttaaacatatgaaacacaataggttataagaccttttaaaaaaactctagatttacaacggcctaatctataattattttaaattattgtagcgaacgtaaattttgttttatagactgaaaataaataaaactaatatttcACAAAGAAGACCTTTCACCTCTTGATTCGAACTCACGACATTTGAATAACGAATCAAAGTGACTgaccaaaatttttgaaatgttattgaaaTTGGAGGAACAATTATTGGAAAACACTTTCGCAACGAAAAAAATTACATCGTTacatacatttttcaaagtttatttccatagagcaattctctgagatttcggtcattttatttttattgtgttttttaattcggctgaaacttttttggtgcctttactatgcacaaagaagccatttttcatcattagtttgtccatataattttccatacaaatttggcagctgtccatacaaaaatgatttacagtatgtaaaaaaagtatttacaccccttgggcactatgcacattttgtgatgaaacatgtaaaaaatttaaagtttgacagaaacctagtactacgttttgttcagaaactcatgccaaacattttgctacaaaaagctcatgaaaagatgatttctataaaaagttatataacaaatactattacgaaaataaaaaaggtgcaaaaaaagtttgtacagctttcgaaaaattaacataaataatgttatttgttgacaaatcaccataaatccagtctccaaactccaaataggcatccgtgactgattaaaaaaataatttggattgaatataaagtttactaactacttagtataaaagtttatataactctggaaattctatataaaacttatctaaacttaattttgcaaacttttaattcaactaaatgtcaatatattaccatataattgctaaacattttggagtgggtataacaccgttttgggggtatttgtatcgatagaatagatttttcgttgaaatttcgtaccaacccggaattacgtcgaaggaaaatccgccggcatccgaaccggtccacgattcacaagtcaacctatgtggaatcggaaagggcataaaatttccgatctttttttaatgtttgtaagTAAGAGATGAGGGAAGAGAAACAAGACCTTGCGGTTCGACGATTCGCAGCAAAAGAGAACGATATTTATTGGAGAGCTCAGCTCATCGACTTTTCAACAATTCTAATGTCGACTTCGTCGACTCAGTGTTGCCATAACAGTTCTTCCCTTTTAGAGTTAAAGTATATTAcaattcataattttattttcaatcctAACAATAATTCTGAATGAATGAATTCAAACGAAAAGACGCAAAATAATTAATCTTCAAAAACCTAACATTGCAAATTAGAAATAAACAAAACGGCTATCTTTCTTTGCCTTTTTCAATCTACTCGATCTACGCGGATTAAATTCTGAACGATCCAAATGACCTTCGTTTTCTGAACGCAAATTCTCAGAGAATCTTCTACTTCCTGATGAACCCTCTTGGGGATCAAACTCGCGAGATGGTTCTTGGTCGACATCCATCGGCTCGTGGAAAACGAATGAATCGGAGACGAAACCGTAAAATTCATCGTCGGtgtcgtcttcttcttcttcacgACTTCTCTTTCGATTCCGCATACTCTCGTACCGCGACGTCACCAGCAGACCGCCCCGCGTGTTGCCGCCACGCGCCACCTTAAGCTGATTCCTGTGAGCCAGGTAAACACGGCCCCCAACGGAAACCTGAAATGTATGAGAAGAAACTCGTCTGAGAAATTTTGCTTCCAACCAACGACGAATTTCTGTCgatctgaaatttttaaagtaaactAAATCTCCGGGCCGTAAATCGTCAATTTCATCTCTTTTCACTGGAACAACAGGTACACTTTCAGCTTTTTCATTAATCGTCAAATTGTTCTTAAAACTGCTCCGTGGATTCAACAAATCTAATAATGTCTTGGGTTTAAAAGTAAACAAACGCTCGGACGGAAACAAACCATTATCCAAACAGGTATTTCTataattaaacaagaaaaacgaaACTACGTCCTCTATGTTCATCCCCTTCATCTCGGGATCCAACATAAACTTCTTCAACCCTTCCTTGACGACTCTAACCATGCGCTCAGCTTGCCCATTGCTGGATGGGTTGTATGGTGGGCTCTTCATCACCCTAATGTTGTTTCTctccaaaaaatcaataaactcACGAGAATAAAACGGTGGGCCACCATCCGTAACAACAACATCCGGCAGACCAAAACTGgcaaaaaaactcataaattttgatttaacaTTCCTGGCATCTGTTCCAAACTTCATGTAATAAACTTCCAaccattttgaaaaactatCTACAATAACCAGGAACactttcttatcaaaataaaagaaatctgCATGAATACGCgcaaatggttttttttgtcGGGATCCAAGGTGAATGAGGAACAGGTTTTGAAACAGCGTTCATTTCGCAACAAATATTACATGACTtaacaaaacattcaatatcatGATTCATGCCAAACCAGTAAACAGTTCTTCTTGCCAATTGCTTAATTTTAGTAATACCTGAATGATTTTTATGCAACAAACTTAAAATCCGCTTTTGTAAACAAACTGGAATACAAACTCGATCCTGATAAAGCAAACAACCTTCAACTTCTTCCAAGTCTTGATGCTGAGCGTAAACATCCCGAAAAATTCGATCTAATTTGTCTGGCCaaccatttttcataaaataaacaacttgTTGTAAAAATTTATCCTTTTTGGTTTCCCTAGCAATAAGGGCAAAATCCAATGGAAACTCGTTAGTAATgttcaaacatttaatatactCTCGCTGAAGCGCAGCTGGAACTTCTTCAGGCAACGGAAATCGCGAACAAAAGTCTGCGTTCCCCATCTTGGCAGAGGGCCTGTACACAATATCAAACTCATAAATACTCAATTCCAAAACATATCTTTGTAATCTTGTCACAAACAACGAATTTCTCCCCTCTCTGCCAAAAATTCCAATTAACGGCTTATGATCCGTAAACACTGTAAATTTCTTGCCAAACAAAAACTTGTGGAACTTTTTAATGGTACTAACAACAGCTAACGCTTCCAGATGCAAAATTGGGTAAGATTTTTGTGCATTATTCAAACTAAAAGATGTAAAACAAACTGGTCTCTCTTCACCATTTATCTGGTGTGCAAAAACTCCACCCAAACCATAACTACAAGCATCAGTCACAACTATCACAGGTTTACTAGGGTCaaaaaattccaacaattttgaatttaacaaACATTGCTTACAGTGCTCAAAAGCTCGATTACACTCAGGGCTCCAAACAAAACGTACTTCCTTCTTAAGTAAACGATACAAACAACTGAGGCGTGTGGACAAATTGGGAATGAATTTACCATAGTAATTAATCAAACCCAAAAATGCCTTAAGTTCAGAAACATTATTCGGAATTTTAGCCCTCCGAATAGTTTCAACTCTATCTGGGCTGGGCATTAAACCATTATCGGTCAAAACATGACCCAAAAACGGCAAACTATTCACAAACCATTTGCATTTCTGCAGATTTACCTTGATATTAGCATTAGAGAGACGCTCCAACACTAATTCAAGCTTACACACACAGTCCTCTTTGTCCTTGCCCGCAATCAAAACATCGTCCAAATAACAATATACTCCATCTAGATTAAACAAAACTTTCTCCATAATGCGCTGAAAAATAGCAGCACTGGAAGAAGCACCCTGTGGTAACCTAttgtaaacaaacaaaccaatAATTGTGTTGATTACCAttatttctcgtgatttttttgacaacaaaagTTGCGTATAAGCACCAGCAAGATCAAGGGAACAAAAAACTTTAGCACCAGCCAAGGACGCAAAAATATCCTGCACTAAAGGCAAAGGATAAGTATTTGGAATAATCACTTTATTTATAGAAACTTTACAGTCAATGACCATTCTAATACCACCGTCCTTCTTAATCACAACAATGACTGGTGATGCCCACTCACTTGCATCAATTGGCGTGATCACACCATCACGTTCTAAACCTTTCAAATGATCAATCACTTTGTCTTTCAACCTTAATGGCACATCATAAGCACGCTTAAAAATTGGTGtgtcacttttcaaaacaagttctGCTTCATATCCTTTAATTGGTGAAGCCAGagatttatcaaaaatgttaggAAACTTACGCTTAAACTCCTCGACCATACGATCATGATGATCGTCCAGCTGCTTAATCCCAGCGCTGATTCCAAAAGCATCTCTCCAGCTCGGAGTGAACACGTCCAGCCAGTCTCGCCCGAGAAGAGGAGCAAAAACACTGCTACAACGAAGCACGATCAGCTTGACGTTTCGCCTGATGCCGTTGAAAATAACCTCAACAGAAATCTGCTTTCCGTCGACGTAAACATTACGCAAGCAAGGCTCGCTCAACTTCTTGATAGACGAGATCATTAGACAGTCCATGTCCTCGTCATAATCACTCTCGTCTTCTCGATAGTTTACCAACCGACGATTAACAGTAGATTTAGGAACAGGTTCATCCAAAAATTTCACCGCTTTTTTATTTTCCggtaaatcaaaacaataactgCGCGTGTGACCAGGCCGACGACAATTAGTACAGAAAAATTTACGCTTATTCGCCGTCGGAGAACGGTGCCTGCGGCCCGCAGAAAACGAACGGCTTCTCTCTCTTCTACCTCCCGGACGCCCCCTGCTGCGCGATCGACCACGGAAACTGGGCGCACCGTGCCCTCTGTTGTTTCTGTCACGGTCACCAACACGATTAAGCACATTTCCCCTATAAACATCATTGTCCGACACTAGCTTGGCCCGCACCGTAGCGAGCTCTCTGTTTACGATCATTTTTTCTACTTTTGTTAACGTGAGATCTTCCTCGTCAAAGAGCCGCTGCCTAAGCACTTCATCGTTCAACCCACACACAAGACGGTCCCGGATGGCCTGATCCTTAAACTGCCCGAA harbors:
- the LOC120413132 gene encoding histone-lysine N-methyltransferase eggless; the encoded protein is MESEEPSAAKPQKPSVPITIDVESDDEPGAKVAAAAAEPEKPPPEKKTPKVIPVDEDEDEEGEKDTKGDGQSPVEEKASPRKRKAPEVIALDEDDDDERVVAGTVEGEGDKKGDGLPEVVSEVMAVEVKEPEVSVEVEKVDTSVLIEDEVQKSPEKVEEDKADVDCDSKVEETPTEKEIVAEPSVEKQSLVQAVENTEEKESSDQENKTIPTPEQEQQISAEEQSPKATTSSDDCDPKEVESAELDRAVITAKSDEAAVEEEKLVEVEPAQTSAEPLETPDSTVEPAATVEIDASNEEKDKSPEPPTKCEDPEEHKSVPELGESTEAEKPIDLDDDVEMVETEKVSVKHEEPAKPAAAVDEDDDDVVMVSLEPKPSEPVKVETSDVDNKPAEEISEKKVDESAEPVKTEQDDDDDVVEVVEPKPDKPEEKIAETEVKKESSDDCKKEEAVEPIEAKEVAKVEADSTKSEDKPKVEEKLQNPDEKSDADKDSEKTFELDEKSGEFLERDTKPEEAVPQLLITGDSDEDVVMVENDSAKAAGKPETKVEAAKPAVVTKPLKEVVSVECINPECRHETKEMAPAANFVLNFLGLPKKAKKQRICVTCFDGIKEKYEEFAGPIVAQHPLLFCEMPRKNELVEISDSSEEEEDADTKSETEKPLPEDIVALIDTELNDILTSTFEKINLEQQIEWTEQIMKQKIAYNTKISDEINNELNELQRKVDRIHLQLYSKSRPKYQDLPPCNIFHEVDLLGKAHVTTQSQPAATPTNRQYSPQKQHQSSTASTISQQAPAAAAAAAKEEFVRPAVIVGQFYFAVKHKLLSNWAECQVVEAVNVADKALYKVNFLFNQGAGSAPIKVVPAKYLAYRHSFNVKLPLGTRVIARFDAGSSTAPPGKANQQMQAKTNAFYPGIIAESFGKYNRHRYLIFFDDGYAQYVSHGDVRVVCEESKEVWADIHPHSQEFIKAYLQNYRSQRPMVQVKVGQRIITEWKGKWIYAKVVDIDASLVQLFFPDDNRHEWIYRGSTRLGPLYQEKALSMTKANNKFSKFQKRNEPSIEYITLDDDDDDQNKQSDAKKAPPSQDIQQYNKTLQQTMLDNAAANRSVAKKSTFNRPVPAAAAAPQQPSAVFMNSSTIYCEDDRPKGKIVYYTAKKHLPPLKYKQHQCSPSCLFKITHNLKSYSPLAKPLLSGWERQLCKMKYKKVFVVYRGPCGRRLRNMYELHMYLRMTNATLNVENFDFDPVIHCLAEYVIENHIYHNPDLSDGKEYMAVPCVNYFDDTKPPPCIYSTERIPTEGVNLNLDEDFMCGCDCEDDCIDKSRCQCWQLTVAGAKFTNQNTPIDNIGYVYKRLQEPVLTGIYECNSRCKCKSNCLNRVVQHPLQTKLQVFKTSNRGWGIRCLNDVSKGSFICIYSGHLLTEEAGNNICQSNSNKAGDEYFADLDYIETVEQLKEGYEADVVESESENDSDGPDYDAKRDSDASDDDFTSSINPSDAAVKTRAQLRKDAKKSDKKSQKKKEDPKQDSDDAEREMISVMPNTDMVKGDVASPSIKYRSVRKLFGKHEQIYIMDAKKSGNLGRYFNHSCNPNLFVQNVFVDTHDLRFPWVAFFALSNIRAGSELTWNYNYDVGSVPGKVLYCQCGAENCRQRLL
- the LOC120413144 gene encoding uncharacterized protein LOC120413144: MPNSMTLVNQIEQFIPGTIPFAQYLEQLEWVFAHHQVEQDEDKKKAFLAASSREVYTELKKLFPGKDLKKETFVSITTALQKRYDKTDSDMIQRFKFYQRKQRENESAEDFILNVKQQAELCDFGQFKDQAIRDRLVCGLNDEVLRQRLFDEEDLTLTKVEKMIVNRELATVRAKLVSDNDVYRGNVLNRVGDRDRNNRGHGAPSFRGRSRSRGRPGGRRERSRSFSAGRRHRSPTANKRKFFCTNCRRPGHTRSYCFDLPENKKAVKFLDEPVPKSTVNRRLVNYREDESDYDEDMDCLMISSIKKLSEPCLRNVYVDGKQISVEVIFNGIRRNVKLIVLRCSSVFAPLLGRDWLDVFTPSWRDAFGISAGIKQLDDHHDRMVEEFKRFRWGPCLPGSQESA